A single window of Deinococcus betulae DNA harbors:
- a CDS encoding creatininase family protein, with amino-acid sequence MRIQDMNWDMVEAALRRDDRCVLPLGCTEQHATLSLATDTLLAGRVAREAAEGLGVPVFPTLPYGITPTFTAYPGTLSVSVNTYLALLDDLLRGLHAQGFRRILVVNGHGGNAPGQGWLGEWLARHPDARVQWHNWWNAPRTWAAVQATDELASHASWMESFPWTRLEGVSAPEERKPMVDLNALRQLPPAGVRALLGDGNFGGLHRRPDREMLRIWQEAVAETRALLETGWA; translated from the coding sequence ATGCGCATTCAGGACATGAACTGGGACATGGTTGAGGCGGCACTGAGGCGCGATGACCGCTGCGTGCTGCCGCTGGGCTGCACCGAGCAGCACGCCACCCTGAGCCTGGCCACCGACACCCTGCTGGCTGGGCGGGTGGCCCGCGAGGCCGCCGAGGGCCTGGGCGTTCCTGTCTTTCCGACGCTGCCCTACGGCATTACACCGACTTTTACGGCTTACCCCGGCACCCTGAGTGTGAGCGTCAACACCTATCTGGCCCTGTTGGACGACCTGCTCCGTGGGCTGCACGCCCAGGGCTTCCGGCGCATTCTGGTGGTCAACGGCCACGGGGGCAACGCGCCGGGCCAGGGTTGGCTGGGCGAGTGGCTGGCCCGGCACCCGGACGCGCGGGTGCAGTGGCACAACTGGTGGAACGCGCCGCGCACCTGGGCAGCGGTGCAGGCCACCGACGAACTGGCCAGCCACGCGAGCTGGATGGAAAGTTTTCCCTGGACCCGGCTGGAAGGCGTCAGCGCCCCCGAAGAGCGCAAGCCGATGGTGGATCTGAATGCGCTGCGGCAGCTGCCTCCCGCCGGGGTCCGGGCCCTGCTGGGCGACGGCAATTTCGGCGGCCTGCACCGCCGCCCCGACCGCGAGATGCTCCGGATCTGGCAAGAAGCGGTGGCTGAAACGCGGGCGCTGCTGGAGACCGGCTGGGCCTAA
- a CDS encoding lipid-A-disaccharide synthase-related protein encodes MASTFRRTDATLLVSNGYAEDLIGAGLACELARAGRGPVLALPLVGSGTAYAGTAELQGPHLALPSGGFPFGSLANLRADVQAGLLTVSLRQWAAARRLGGQVARVVVVGDTYALAVGTLAARVVARPAGRAAGPRLPLTHLQPLVSSFYAQGMTPAAHLRELNALGANLFMPWEVALARRARRVYTRDQPSAVHLARRGVNAAYRGGFAMDVLPEPERDLGPLLDGRPVLALLPGQRGDAAFSLPVMLEAAAQLPAWQAAVAFARPFAELPPLPGWTAGQVDEATLWLRRGETRVLVLRGAFSAVLHRAALALGTAGTANEQAAGLGLPVVGFPTPGPQYVAGFAARQTRLLGQALTVTAPTAQAVAAAVQSLGTDPTRFQAAQADGRARIGRPGALAAVAAELDEN; translated from the coding sequence ACCTGATCGGGGCCGGGCTGGCGTGTGAACTGGCGCGGGCCGGGCGCGGGCCGGTGCTGGCCCTCCCGCTGGTCGGGTCGGGCACGGCGTATGCGGGGACTGCCGAGCTTCAGGGCCCCCATCTGGCGCTGCCTTCGGGCGGCTTTCCCTTTGGCAGCCTGGCAAACCTGCGCGCGGATGTGCAGGCGGGCCTGCTGACCGTCTCGCTGCGGCAGTGGGCGGCGGCGCGGCGGTTGGGGGGGCAGGTGGCGCGGGTGGTTGTGGTGGGCGACACCTACGCGCTGGCGGTGGGCACCCTGGCCGCGCGGGTGGTGGCGCGGCCAGCTGGTCGGGCAGCTGGCCCCCGCCTGCCACTGACGCACCTTCAGCCGCTGGTGTCGTCGTTCTACGCGCAGGGCATGACCCCGGCGGCCCACCTGCGTGAACTGAACGCCCTGGGCGCCAACCTCTTTATGCCCTGGGAGGTGGCCCTGGCCCGTCGGGCGCGGCGGGTGTACACGCGGGACCAGCCCTCGGCCGTTCACCTGGCCCGGCGCGGCGTGAATGCCGCGTACCGGGGCGGCTTTGCGATGGATGTGCTGCCCGAGCCCGAACGCGACCTGGGGCCGCTGCTGGACGGGCGGCCGGTGCTGGCCCTGCTCCCCGGCCAGCGCGGAGACGCGGCGTTTTCCCTGCCGGTCATGCTGGAGGCCGCCGCGCAGCTCCCCGCCTGGCAGGCCGCTGTGGCCTTTGCCCGCCCATTCGCCGAATTGCCGCCGCTGCCCGGCTGGACAGCTGGCCAGGTGGATGAGGCGACCCTGTGGCTGCGGCGCGGCGAGACGCGAGTGCTGGTGCTGCGCGGCGCTTTTTCGGCGGTGCTGCACCGGGCTGCCCTGGCCCTGGGAACAGCCGGCACAGCCAACGAACAGGCGGCTGGGCTGGGCCTCCCCGTCGTGGGCTTCCCCACGCCAGGGCCGCAGTACGTGGCGGGGTTTGCCGCGCGGCAGACGCGCCTGCTGGGTCAGGCCCTGACCGTTACCGCGCCCACGGCGCAGGCGGTTGCCGCTGCGGTCCAGAGCCTCGGCACTGACCCGACCCGGTTCCAGGCGGCGCAAGCGGACGGCCGCGCTCGGATTGGTCGGCCAGGTGCACTGGCCGCTGTGGCTGCCGAGTTAGACGAGAACTAA